Genomic segment of Populus trichocarpa isolate Nisqually-1 chromosome 12, P.trichocarpa_v4.1, whole genome shotgun sequence:
aaacaaatcataagAAACCAACTCCTCCCGACTAAACATTCTATATATTAAGCTCTAAAGAGTTGGAATCAAGCCTCAGCCATAAAGCAATACTTTGGCGCACCATGGAGAAACAGATTTGAAGGTTAGGGGGAGCGTCAttgaaaataacatcatttcggTGAAGCCAAAGATTCCAAACAACGCATGAGAAAAGAAGCTGCCATGAGAGATTCTGCCACTTGCCTTTAACCATAGAAGACCATTGGTAGCACATATCATCAACAGattttggaaaaacactgcaaaagCCCCGATTAGAAAGCAGTTTCATCCATATATTCCAAGTGAAGTGGCAGTGAATGAAGAGGTGACTTGAAGATTCCAAGCTTTTATTGTAGAAAGCGCATCTTGACTCCTGAAGGGTTAGGTAGTCATGCTGAAATAGAAAATCTCTTGTGGTTACTTTGTCTTGGACAAGAAGCCAAAGGAAAAGTTGCACTTTTGGTGGGGTTAGTTTTATCCAAACAGAAGATTGGAATGGTTTGGCACCACCGTAGAGCAGTTGGTCCATCATTTTGGAGCAAGATTTTACACTGAAGAGGCCATCGCTGTTGAGGGTCCATATTTTCTTATCCATCTTGTGGCAGAACATTGGCTTGGATTCCAGCAAGGATGATAAAAGTGATAGTTGTTCTTGttcaaaatgaaatagaggtcTGCGCCATTGTAAGGACCAGAGCCAGATTCCATTGCTCCATCTACCCATGTCAGCCACCAAAGCAGATTTAGAGGAAGACAAAAGATATAGCCTAGGGAAGGCTGTTTTGAGAGGGTAGTCACCAATCCAGTTGTCTAGCCAAAAGGATGTTAAACTACCATTCCCCACCATGAATTTGCAATGATTCGTGAAGACGTGGTGAACGTCAGTTTGAACAATGGACATAATATCCTTCCAGATCTTGGAGGGTTGGTTGTAGAAAATTGGGATCCCATTCTCATAAGTTGGATTGTACATTGAAGAGATAATCATTTTCCATAAACTTGTACCTGGGGAAGAGAGTCTCCAAATCCATTTTAGCAGCAtggctctgtttttttatataagggAGCCTACACCGAGGCCTCCTTGTTTCTTATCGCGCATCACTAGTCTCCATTGGATCTTGTAGAAGGATCTTTGCTTGGTACATCCACACCACAAGAAACGTCTTTGGATGGATGAAAGAAGTCTGCCTACCCCTTTTGGCATCTTGAATACAGACATAAAATATATAGGCAAGGAATTAAGGACACTTTTAATGAGACATAGACGACCAGCCATGCTTAGGATTAGATTGTTCTTAATCTAAGTATTAATCGATCTCACtaattttttatggattaaGTAAATCTATGTGAGGTCATACATGGTAGGTAATTGGTAAGAAAAACTAGCAACTATGTATGGAAAATATGGTTAATAAGGAGCCGCCGCCGCCGTGCATGGCTTTCCATGTCTTATTTGGCAATTGCATTCAAGTCCAAGCCACTCTAAAAGTTTCCAATCTAAGtgcaagtaattaatttttgacaaTGAAATAACATCTAAGAATTAAATTTGTGACTTTTTTTGACTTGGATATTGATGAAATATTCAAATTCGAAAGGACATGAAAAAATTTGGACTAAATTAGcactattcattttaaaaatggcTCCATGAAATAGTTTGTCGAGGAATGTTAAATAATTAACTTTAGTGAGTGGTGAACTCTCCCTTACAACACTCTAACCCTAGTGGTCGTGTTAAATTCAGCAAGCAGCTGACCCCTCAGCAAGTGAACCCTTTAATTTCTCTTGCATATATTTAGGGTTCCAAATGGCTGCTTCCTTCTCGAAATAAGGTGGAAAATTGTTCATTATTCTAATTATTAGAGCATAGAGgacatataataatatataggaAGCTAATTGAGTAGCGAGTCTCACACATGTAAGGGGTTAAGCAGAAGAAAGAATGGATTGATTCTCTTTTGATGTACGGTTTTCCCATCAATGATAAAAGCTTTAGACGCTGTTTTAGACGCTGTTTGTTTgcaagaaaatagttttttttaagtgaatttcagaaaagtgaattattttctgatgtttggtagtgtaatggaaaataagttgaaaaacatcTTCCattatttggttatgtcatcaaaaatgagttagaaaataacttattaatgttttatttttttcaaatttattaaaataatgaggaacaaatcttacaaattaaaaagttgaatgtgaatgaaattgaaaaaaaatacaatttcataaattatctcaaataaaataagtaataatcaaaataaaaaaattaaaagatgaagaaattaaaataataataattatcatttcataaattatttcaaataaaataagtaacaatcaaaagaatgaggaccaaatttgatagataaaaaatttcaattaaaaaatgacaaggaaaaagcaaataacaattataaaaatgaggatcaaagttaatataaaaatcaaattctaagggataaaattgaaaaacaaatattcaaaacaaactatatatagcaatcaaaagtttgaggaccaaatttgatataatcagcaaataatatgacatttctaaatttttcacaactttcgaaaagtgttttccgctcagaataaaaggaaaacactttactgaaaaccaagccaaatttttcttgacCAACTTttataatgacaaacaaacataggaaagtttggaaaaaggtttccaggaaaccactttccgtaAAATAAATGAGGCCTTAGTATATAATGTATTATGTTTCGATTTgtaacatgatttttaaataatatatgtttagaTGTATTGAGATATTAAAAGAGCATGTTCTTATTTTATATGTGtagaaatttagaataaaaaggaATGCtatcttttaataatttgatatatattttacatataactCATGtagagttttatatatatatatatatatatataacaaattataCAAGATGCCCGATCATCTCCTTTAATTaggtaatttaaataaattttttgatttatttgagccttgatttcttcttttcatttatagTGATTATTTCCTTAACATTATGTTACTCAATAAACagaaaaacattatctttatccCTAttctaaaagaatttaatttcaatatcctatatttttaattattataaatcataattcatTATGGAGCATGTATCTTGAGGTAAGTAgacattttagaaataaaagagaaaaatgtaaTAAGCAGCCAAAATCTTAAGGTTGTAAAAAAGAGCATACGATGTTaaaatttagtattataatgATTTTGCAACAAGAAAATACTGTACGGAAAAGAATATTATTCTAGCAAAGTAAATTAAATCTGGTGCTAGATGGTGAACAGAagtacaaaaatttaaaattaattctattttttttttatatatatagagacacacagaagttttgaaaaaaatgtccTTCTTCCTAGTTTGGCCAATGGAGAAACAGCTATCTTTGgctatgttaaaaaaagaaagaaagaaagaaaaaggaaagaagaaggagaagatgcTATTCTATCGTATTGCTTCATATATATCAAGTGGTTGTGAGGTAACCAGCAATTTAAAATAGAGGGAATTATGCGAAGAGCTCTCTTAATCCCAAATATTCTAAGTCTCTCTTGCTAGTGATCAGCCTATAAATTCCAATCTTATTCCACGAAATATTCcaccagaaaaaagaaagatgggtTCCATTGCAGCTATTCAGTGTGCCCTTACAGCAATTCTTCTTGTTTCCACCACCGTTAGTTCTGATGATAAAAGTCCGATACCTGCCGATCCATCGAGCCTAAACACATGGTTTCAAGACAATGTCAAGCCCCTGGCAGACCGTAAGGGCACCATAGACCCTGCCCTCGAAGCGGCCGAGGCCAAACCAAGAACCATCAAGGTTCGACAAGATGGAAGTGGAGAATTCAAAACCTTGAAGGATGCCATTAACAGCATTCCAACAGGGAACACAGAACGAGTGATTGTGGATATTGGACCTGGAGAGTACattgaaaaactcaaaatcgAACGTAGCAAACCTTTTGTTACATTCTTGGGATCGCCTAGTAACAAGCCAACCTTGTCATTTGACGGCACGGCAAAAGAATATGGAACTGTTTACAGTGCTACCTTGGAAGCTGAGGCTGATTACTTTGTGGCTGCTAATATCATTTTTAAGGTGTGTACAtgtttcataaaatattatcaataatttccatttcttttcactACTTCACATCGCCCTGCTGGAGTTTGAATGTTAATGATGAAGGGAACTTAAGGCCATCTTGATCATCATAGAGCAGGCAAATTCCCacgtcttaaaattaaaatgtattttcgCATCTCactgattcttttctttttttgaggttattttatgttgctttttcttttctatggaATTGTTGGGACAGAATTCTGCGCCGAGGCCAAATGGGGAATTGAAAGGAGAACAAGCAGTTGCTCTGAGGATTTCTGGGGACAAGTCTGCTTTCTATAACT
This window contains:
- the LOC127904087 gene encoding pectinesterase PPME1-like — encoded protein: MGSIAAIQCALTAILLVSTTVSSDDKSPIPADPSSLNTWFQDNVKPLADRKGTIDPALEAAEAKPRTIKVRQDGSGEFKTLKDAINSIPTGNTERVIVDIGPGEYIEKLKIERSKPFVTFLGSPSNKPTLSFDGTAKEYGTVYSATLEAEADYFVAANIIFKNSAPRPNGELKGEQAVALRISGDKSAFYNCRLIGFQDTLCDDKGRHLFKDCYIEGTVDYIFGSGKSLYLGTELHVIGDENGNFITAHARNSEAEDTGFSFVHCKVDGTGAKGAYLGRAWQARPRVVFSYTTMSSVVNPEGWSNNFHPERDQTALFGEYKCEGEGANPAGRAKATKQLTPDQAAPFISLGFIEGSKWLLHPPN